A region from the Ferviditalea candida genome encodes:
- a CDS encoding IS110 family transposase, with product MSPMLIGIDVSLRSHHVQFMDGAGRSLASFSVSNDQTGADTLIRKMLDIASKERLENLHIGMEATSNLGWPLAHYLKNELQSYEPNVKSQVYVLNARKVARFKNGYDTLLKNDRIDAWVIADHLRFGRLPHEMKDIIQYEALQRLTRTRFHLMNNIKRDKTYFLNQVFLKFSGMRQDNPFSNTFGNTSLAVIQELEPDQIMAMSMEELIEFLQDKGKNRFEKPGGNRGLLKEDRPLFLPA from the coding sequence ATGTCACCAATGCTGATTGGTATAGACGTAAGCTTACGCTCCCACCATGTACAGTTCATGGATGGAGCCGGAAGATCGCTCGCTTCCTTCTCCGTGTCTAATGATCAAACCGGGGCGGACACCCTGATTCGTAAAATGTTAGACATAGCGAGTAAAGAGAGGTTGGAGAATCTTCACATCGGGATGGAGGCCACATCCAATCTCGGATGGCCTCTTGCGCATTATCTGAAGAACGAGTTGCAAAGCTACGAGCCGAACGTGAAGTCCCAAGTTTATGTCTTAAATGCAAGAAAGGTGGCTCGCTTCAAGAATGGATACGACACCCTTCTGAAAAACGACCGCATCGATGCCTGGGTAATTGCAGACCATCTGCGATTTGGACGACTGCCCCACGAGATGAAAGACATTATCCAATACGAAGCCTTGCAGCGCCTTACCCGCACGCGATTTCACTTAATGAACAACATTAAACGGGACAAGACCTATTTTCTGAATCAGGTCTTTTTGAAGTTCAGCGGGATGCGTCAGGATAACCCGTTTTCCAATACGTTCGGCAACACCAGTCTGGCCGTTATTCAAGAACTTGAGCCGGATCAAATCATGGCGATGTCGATGGAAGAACTCATTGAATTCTTACAAGATAAAGGCAAGAACCGCTTTGAGAAACCCGGAGGAAATCGCGGCTTACTTAAAGAAGATCGCCCGCTTTTCCTACCGGCTTGA